A window of the Streptomyces sp. JB150 genome harbors these coding sequences:
- a CDS encoding magnesium and cobalt transport protein CorA has product MSMIRDLRAAVRPSRPALRKDTGSYDTTRDPATASAVVDCAVYRDGARVASSRPLTPQEAMRQVRRDGGFAWIGLHEPTESEFAGIAGEFGLHPLAVEDAVQAHQRPKLERYDDSLFTVFKTIHYVEHDELTANSQVVETGEVMCFTGENFFITVRHGGQGSLRGLRHRLEDDPELLAKGPSAVLHAIADHVVDGYIAVADAVQDDIDEVETEVFSPGRKGTPRGTDAGQIYQLKREVLEFKRAVSPLVRPMQLLSERPMRLIDPDIQKYFRDVADHLARVQEQVMGFDELLNSILQANLAQASVAQNEDMRKITSWAAIIAVPTMVCGVYGMNFDYMPELRWRFGYPMVLGITAMICFGIHRTLKRNGWL; this is encoded by the coding sequence ATGTCGATGATCCGCGACCTGCGCGCCGCCGTCCGCCCGTCCCGCCCCGCGCTGCGCAAGGACACCGGGAGTTACGACACCACCCGTGACCCCGCGACCGCCTCGGCCGTCGTCGACTGCGCCGTCTACCGCGACGGTGCGCGCGTGGCCAGCTCCCGGCCGCTGACGCCGCAGGAGGCGATGCGCCAGGTGCGCCGCGACGGAGGGTTCGCCTGGATCGGGCTGCACGAGCCGACCGAGTCCGAATTCGCCGGTATCGCCGGGGAGTTCGGGCTGCACCCGCTGGCCGTGGAGGACGCCGTCCAGGCCCACCAGCGGCCCAAGCTGGAGCGGTACGACGACTCGCTCTTCACCGTCTTCAAGACCATCCACTACGTCGAGCACGACGAGCTGACCGCCAACAGCCAGGTCGTCGAGACCGGCGAGGTGATGTGCTTCACCGGCGAGAACTTCTTCATCACCGTCCGGCACGGCGGGCAGGGCTCGCTGCGCGGGCTGCGGCACCGGCTGGAGGACGACCCGGAGCTGCTGGCGAAGGGCCCCTCGGCGGTGCTGCACGCCATCGCCGACCACGTCGTCGACGGGTACATCGCGGTCGCCGACGCGGTGCAGGACGACATCGACGAGGTGGAGACCGAGGTGTTCTCGCCGGGACGCAAGGGCACCCCGCGCGGCACGGACGCCGGGCAGATCTACCAACTCAAGCGTGAGGTCCTGGAGTTCAAGCGCGCGGTGTCGCCGCTGGTGCGGCCGATGCAGCTGCTGAGCGAGCGGCCGATGCGGCTGATCGACCCGGACATCCAGAAGTACTTCCGCGACGTCGCCGACCACCTGGCCCGGGTGCAGGAGCAGGTCATGGGCTTCGACGAGCTGCTGAACTCCATCCTCCAGGCCAATCTCGCGCAGGCGTCCGTGGCACAGAACGAGGACATGCGGAAGATCACCTCGTGGGCGGCGATCATCGCCGTGCCGACGATGGTGTGCGGTGTGTACGGGATGAACTTCGACTACATGCCGGAGCTGCGGTGGCGGTTCGGCTATCCGATGGTGCTCGGGATCACCGCGATGATCTGTTTCGGCATCCACCGCACGCTGAAGCGCAACGGCTGGCTCTGA
- a CDS encoding DUF6758 family protein, whose product MRGEPSCPKCGGRVRAPGLFADSWQCDVHGAVHPLQPVVPPSVEALAVVVRRAQVPVWMPWPLPIGWLYTGVLCAGDDRSGGRATALACSGPSPLGGVGELILIAEELGVGLGARYAGIDGPDPGPYVDVEKPPQAKVLAAGRPTPLWHVSGTPDDRAVFAGEARGLWLWAVVWPEQSGLLMYDELVLTDLRDAGAEMELVPCGALSPRLLSPDPEG is encoded by the coding sequence ATGAGGGGCGAACCCAGTTGCCCGAAGTGCGGTGGCCGGGTCAGGGCGCCCGGACTCTTCGCCGACTCGTGGCAGTGCGATGTGCATGGCGCGGTCCATCCGCTGCAACCCGTGGTGCCGCCCAGCGTCGAGGCCCTCGCCGTCGTGGTACGTCGCGCCCAGGTGCCGGTGTGGATGCCGTGGCCGCTGCCGATCGGCTGGCTCTACACGGGTGTGCTCTGCGCGGGTGACGACCGCAGTGGCGGCCGCGCCACGGCTCTGGCCTGCTCGGGACCCAGCCCGCTCGGCGGCGTCGGCGAGCTGATCCTCATCGCCGAGGAGCTGGGCGTCGGGCTCGGCGCGCGGTACGCGGGCATCGACGGCCCGGACCCGGGGCCGTACGTGGACGTCGAGAAGCCGCCGCAGGCCAAGGTGCTCGCCGCCGGCCGGCCCACCCCGCTGTGGCATGTCTCCGGCACCCCGGACGACCGGGCGGTCTTCGCGGGGGAGGCGCGCGGCCTGTGGCTGTGGGCCGTGGTGTGGCCCGAACAGTCGGGGCTGCTGATGTACGACGAGCTGGTGCTGACGGACCTGCGGGACGCGGGGGCCGAGATGGAGCTGGTGCCGTGCGGGGCGCTGTCACCGCGCCTGCTGTCGCCCGATCCGGAAGGCTGA
- a CDS encoding PHP domain-containing protein — MRIDLHTHSTASDGTDTPAELVRNAAAAGLDVVALTDHDTTRGHAEAVAALPPGLTLVTGAELSCRIDGISMHMLAYLFDPEEPALLAERELVRDDRVPRAKGMIAKLNELGVPVTWEQVARIAGDGSVGRPHVASALVELGVVDSVSDAFTQDWLADGGRAFVEKHETDPFEAIRLVKGAGGVTVFAHPGAAKRGRTVPESAIAEMAAAGLDGIEVDHMDHDPDTRARLRGLAKELGLLVTGSSDYHGSRKTCVLGEYTTDPEVYGEITRRATGAFPVPGTGGAV; from the coding sequence GTGCGCATAGACCTGCACACCCACTCCACCGCGTCCGACGGTACGGACACCCCCGCCGAGCTGGTGCGCAACGCCGCAGCGGCCGGTCTGGACGTGGTCGCGCTGACCGACCACGACACCACCCGCGGACACGCCGAGGCCGTCGCCGCGCTGCCGCCGGGGCTGACCCTCGTCACCGGTGCCGAGCTGTCCTGCCGGATCGACGGGATCAGCATGCACATGCTGGCCTACCTGTTCGACCCCGAGGAGCCCGCCCTGCTCGCCGAGCGCGAGCTGGTGCGCGACGACCGGGTGCCGCGGGCCAAGGGCATGATCGCCAAGCTGAACGAGCTGGGCGTGCCGGTCACCTGGGAACAGGTGGCGCGCATTGCCGGGGACGGGTCCGTGGGACGGCCGCATGTGGCGTCCGCGCTGGTCGAGCTGGGTGTCGTCGACTCCGTGAGCGACGCGTTCACCCAGGACTGGCTCGCCGACGGCGGCCGGGCCTTCGTCGAGAAGCACGAGACCGACCCCTTCGAGGCGATCCGGCTGGTCAAGGGCGCGGGCGGGGTCACCGTGTTCGCGCACCCCGGCGCCGCCAAGCGCGGCCGTACGGTGCCGGAGTCCGCGATCGCCGAGATGGCCGCCGCGGGCCTGGACGGCATCGAGGTCGACCACATGGACCACGACCCGGACACCCGGGCGCGGCTGCGCGGCCTGGCCAAGGAGCTGGGACTGCTCGTGACCGGCTCCAGCGACTACCACGGCAGCCGGAAGACCTGTGTGCTCGGCGAGTACACGACCGACCCCGAGGTGTACGGGGAGATCACCCGGCGGGCGACCGGGGCGTTCCCGGTGCCGGGCACCGGTGGAGCGGTCTGA
- a CDS encoding MerR family transcriptional regulator has protein sequence MFIGELSRRTGVSTRSLRYYEQQGLLRPQRRASGYREFDESDVAAVRRVRILLAAGLNTDLIREVLPCMADEGAVLAPTCEEMAQDLKAERERLGRSIEQLQAAHTMLGSIIHAGEAITARGGRNG, from the coding sequence ATGTTCATCGGCGAGCTGTCGAGGCGCACCGGCGTCAGCACCAGGAGCCTGCGCTACTACGAGCAGCAAGGGCTGCTGCGGCCGCAGCGGCGAGCCAGTGGCTACCGCGAGTTCGACGAATCCGACGTGGCCGCCGTGCGCCGAGTCCGGATCCTGCTCGCGGCCGGGCTGAACACCGACCTGATCCGCGAGGTGCTGCCCTGCATGGCCGACGAGGGAGCCGTCCTGGCGCCAACCTGCGAGGAAATGGCCCAGGACCTCAAGGCTGAACGCGAGCGCCTGGGCCGCTCCATCGAACAGCTCCAAGCCGCTCACACCATGCTCGGCTCGATCATCCACGCAGGCGAAGCGATCACCGCCCGGGGCGGCCGCAACGGATAG
- a CDS encoding CBS domain-containing protein codes for MAAGAPRIFVSHLAGIAVFDPNGDQVGRVRDLVVMLRVARRPPRLLGLVVELATRRRIFLPMTRVTGIESGQVITTGVLNVRRFEQRPTERLVFGELLDRRVTLVETGEEVTVLDLSVQQLPARRDWEIDRVFVRKGRKGGAFRRAKGETLTVEWSQVTGFSLEEHGQGAENLLATFEQLRAADLANVLHHLSPKRRAEVAAALDDDRLADVLEELPEDDQIEILGKLQGERAADVLEAMDPDDAADLLAELPKEEQERLLGLMQPDDAAEMRRLMSYEEHTAGGLMTTEPIVLRPDATVADALARVRNPDLSPALAAQVYVCRPPDETPTGKYLGTVHFQRLLRDPPYTLVSSLVDDDLQPLAPDAALPLVAGFFATYDMVAAPVVDESGSLLGAVTVDDVLDHMLPEDWRETEFHLDEGTAAHGA; via the coding sequence ATGGCAGCGGGCGCCCCCCGGATCTTCGTCTCGCACCTCGCCGGCATCGCCGTCTTCGACCCCAACGGCGACCAGGTGGGGCGGGTGCGCGACCTCGTCGTCATGCTGCGCGTCGCCCGCCGGCCGCCGCGGCTGCTCGGCCTGGTGGTCGAACTGGCCACCCGGCGCCGGATCTTCCTGCCCATGACCCGGGTCACCGGCATCGAGTCCGGCCAGGTCATCACCACCGGCGTGCTCAACGTCCGGCGCTTCGAGCAGCGCCCCACCGAGCGGCTGGTCTTCGGCGAGCTGCTGGACCGCCGGGTCACCCTCGTCGAGACCGGCGAGGAGGTCACCGTCCTCGACCTGTCGGTGCAGCAGCTCCCGGCCCGCCGCGACTGGGAGATCGACCGGGTGTTCGTGCGCAAGGGGAGGAAGGGCGGCGCCTTCCGCCGCGCCAAGGGCGAGACCCTGACCGTCGAGTGGTCGCAGGTCACCGGCTTCTCGCTGGAGGAGCACGGGCAGGGCGCCGAGAACCTGCTCGCCACCTTCGAGCAGCTGCGCGCCGCCGACCTGGCGAACGTCCTGCACCACCTGTCCCCCAAGCGCCGCGCCGAGGTCGCCGCCGCCCTCGACGACGACCGGCTCGCCGACGTCCTGGAGGAGCTGCCGGAGGACGACCAGATCGAGATCCTCGGCAAGCTGCAGGGCGAGCGCGCCGCCGACGTCCTGGAGGCCATGGACCCGGACGACGCGGCCGACCTGCTCGCCGAGCTGCCGAAGGAGGAGCAGGAGCGGCTGCTGGGCCTGATGCAGCCCGACGACGCGGCCGAGATGCGCCGCCTGATGTCGTACGAGGAGCACACCGCCGGCGGTCTGATGACCACCGAGCCGATCGTGCTGCGCCCGGACGCCACCGTCGCCGACGCGCTCGCCCGGGTGCGCAACCCCGACCTCTCCCCCGCGCTCGCCGCGCAGGTCTACGTCTGCCGCCCGCCCGACGAGACCCCCACCGGCAAGTACCTGGGCACGGTCCACTTCCAGCGCCTGCTGCGCGACCCGCCGTACACCCTGGTCAGCTCGCTCGTCGACGACGACCTCCAGCCGCTCGCGCCGGACGCCGCGCTGCCGCTGGTCGCCGGGTTCTTCGCGACGTACGACATGGTCGCGGCGCCCGTGGTCGACGAGTCCGGGTCGCTGCTGGGCGCGGTCACCGTGGACGACGTACTGGACCACATGCTGCCGGAGGACTGGCGGGAGACCGAGTTCCACCTGGACGAGGGGACGGCCGCCCATGGCGCCTGA
- a CDS encoding alpha/beta hydrolase, translated as MTSPAPLAPPPGARAYPLRTARGEFAVVDAPVAPDAEPRGVALLLPGFTGSKEDFHLMHEPLAARGYRTVAVDGRGQFESKGPADDETAYAQGELARDVLAQAEALGPDGPVHLLGHSLGGQIARAAVLLDHSPFASLTLVSSGPAEISTAQQARVKLLRDALAVLSMAEVWEAICAMGAPEDVGGPARGLGGPEQLRRRWLGHSPAQLVATGQQLCAEPDRVGELAAVPLPCHVLSGTRDETWPVPLLDEMARRLGARRTVVPGAEHSPNLDQPLPTARAVAGFWDEHPAR; from the coding sequence GTGACCAGCCCCGCCCCGCTCGCCCCTCCCCCCGGCGCTCGCGCCTACCCGCTCCGCACCGCCCGCGGGGAGTTCGCCGTCGTGGACGCGCCCGTCGCGCCGGACGCCGAGCCGCGCGGTGTCGCCCTGCTGCTGCCCGGGTTCACCGGGAGCAAGGAGGACTTCCACCTGATGCACGAGCCGCTGGCCGCGCGCGGGTACCGGACGGTCGCCGTGGACGGGCGGGGCCAGTTCGAGTCGAAGGGCCCGGCGGACGACGAAACGGCGTACGCACAGGGCGAGTTGGCGCGCGATGTGCTGGCGCAGGCCGAGGCGCTGGGCCCGGACGGGCCGGTGCATCTGCTGGGGCACTCGCTGGGCGGGCAGATCGCCCGCGCGGCCGTCCTCCTCGACCACTCCCCCTTCGCCTCGCTCACCCTCGTCTCCTCGGGCCCGGCGGAGATCTCCACGGCGCAGCAGGCGCGGGTGAAGCTGCTGCGCGACGCGCTGGCCGTGCTGTCGATGGCGGAGGTGTGGGAGGCGATCTGCGCGATGGGCGCGCCGGAGGACGTCGGCGGTCCGGCGCGCGGACTGGGCGGCCCGGAGCAGCTGCGCCGCCGCTGGCTGGGCCACTCGCCCGCGCAGCTCGTCGCGACGGGGCAGCAGTTGTGCGCGGAGCCGGACCGCGTCGGTGAGCTGGCCGCCGTACCGCTGCCGTGCCATGTGCTGTCCGGCACCCGGGACGAGACCTGGCCGGTGCCGCTGCTCGACGAGATGGCGCGCCGGCTGGGCGCGCGCCGCACGGTCGTACCGGGCGCGGAGCACTCGCCGAACCTGGACCAGCCGCTGCCGACGGCCCGCGCGGTGGCCGGTTTCTGGGACGAGCACCCGGCGCGCTGA
- a CDS encoding suppressor of fused domain protein, whose product MADVLPLVEARLRTALGEPDARAAVTFLGTDRIEVLRFREGDIVRYATLGMSAQPMADPTAVLADPVKGPRAELVLSVRAGLADTDKVLRPLAVLAASPQVEGVVVAPGASLDVGEPLWPGAPFSSVLVAEPGGLVEDLELDPPMDPVRFLPLLPMTANEAAWKRVHGAQALRERWLNQGTDLRDPLRASVPLG is encoded by the coding sequence ATGGCTGATGTTCTCCCTTTGGTCGAAGCCCGGTTGCGTACCGCGCTCGGCGAGCCCGACGCCCGCGCCGCGGTCACCTTCCTCGGCACGGACCGGATCGAGGTGCTGCGCTTCCGCGAGGGGGACATCGTCCGCTACGCCACGCTCGGCATGTCCGCCCAGCCCATGGCCGACCCGACCGCGGTGCTCGCCGACCCGGTCAAGGGCCCGCGTGCCGAGCTGGTCCTGTCGGTGCGCGCCGGGCTCGCCGACACCGACAAGGTGCTCCGCCCGCTGGCCGTGCTCGCCGCGTCACCCCAGGTCGAGGGCGTGGTCGTGGCTCCGGGCGCGTCCCTGGACGTGGGGGAGCCGCTGTGGCCGGGCGCCCCGTTCTCCTCGGTGCTGGTCGCCGAGCCGGGCGGCCTGGTCGAGGATCTGGAGCTGGACCCGCCGATGGACCCCGTCCGGTTCCTGCCGCTGCTGCCGATGACCGCGAACGAGGCCGCCTGGAAGCGGGTGCACGGCGCCCAGGCGCTGCGGGAGCGCTGGCTGAACCAGGGCACGGACCTGCGCGATCCGCTGCGCGCGTCCGTCCCGCTCGGGTGA
- a CDS encoding DUF1003 domain-containing protein → MAPERDSARERTPAGATATGRPRARLDQPAPPRRRYLPEYDPEAFGRLSERVARFIGTGRFLVWMTVTIICWVAWNTLMPQSVRFDEYPFIFLTLALSLQASYAAPLILLAQNRQDDRDRVNLEQDRKQNERSIADTEYLTREVAALRMGLGEVATRDWIRSELHDLVRELEQRRDGHRSEAVVFPAERSHGRDVDDR, encoded by the coding sequence ATGGCGCCTGAGCGGGACAGCGCGCGCGAGCGGACACCGGCCGGGGCCACGGCGACCGGCCGCCCCCGCGCCCGCCTCGACCAGCCGGCCCCGCCGCGGCGCCGGTATCTGCCCGAGTACGACCCGGAGGCCTTCGGGCGGCTGTCGGAGCGGGTCGCCCGGTTCATCGGCACCGGGCGGTTCCTGGTCTGGATGACGGTGACGATCATCTGCTGGGTCGCCTGGAACACCCTGATGCCGCAGTCCGTGCGATTCGACGAGTATCCGTTCATCTTCCTGACCCTGGCGCTGTCGCTGCAGGCCTCCTACGCCGCCCCGCTGATCCTGCTCGCGCAGAACCGGCAGGACGACCGCGACCGGGTCAATCTCGAACAGGACCGCAAGCAGAACGAGCGGTCCATCGCGGACACCGAGTACCTGACGCGCGAGGTCGCCGCGCTGCGCATGGGCCTCGGCGAGGTCGCCACCCGCGACTGGATCCGCTCCGAGCTGCACGACCTCGTCAGAGAGCTGGAGCAGCGGCGGGACGGCCACCGCTCCGAGGCGGTCGTATTCCCGGCGGAACGGTCGCACGGACGTGACGTAGACGACCGCTGA
- a CDS encoding NYN domain-containing protein, which produces METMNDDLSAMAARLDRTNELLQRMLAEVAKTPSTHAIFVDAGYLYAAAGRLVAGTEDRRAFDLDAEGLIDALIDRARTVFADSRLLRVYWYDGARRRIHTAEQQTIAELPDVKVRLGNLNANNQQKGVDSLIRTDLESLARHRAISDAALLGGDEDLVSAVEAAQGYGARVHLWGIEAPEGRNQAEPLLWEVDSQRTLDLDFFKPYVSRRTAAAYDASTAARPGREDVRFVGAQIAAKWLSSRGRDALVELLPGHPYLPGSVDQDLLVEAEGMLQYSLRGQADLRRALRDGFWEHLQTLY; this is translated from the coding sequence ATGGAGACAATGAACGACGACCTTTCGGCCATGGCCGCCCGTCTCGACCGGACCAACGAGCTGCTGCAGCGCATGCTCGCCGAGGTGGCCAAGACGCCCTCGACGCATGCGATCTTCGTGGACGCCGGGTACCTCTACGCGGCCGCGGGACGCCTCGTCGCCGGCACCGAGGACCGGCGCGCGTTCGACCTGGACGCCGAAGGTCTGATCGACGCCCTGATCGACCGGGCCCGCACCGTCTTCGCCGACAGCCGCCTGCTGCGCGTGTACTGGTACGACGGCGCCCGCCGCCGTATCCACACCGCCGAGCAGCAGACCATCGCCGAGCTGCCCGACGTCAAGGTCCGCCTCGGCAACCTCAACGCCAACAACCAGCAGAAGGGCGTCGACTCCCTGATCCGGACCGACCTAGAGTCCCTGGCCCGGCACCGGGCCATCAGCGACGCCGCCCTGCTCGGCGGCGACGAGGACCTGGTGTCGGCCGTCGAGGCGGCCCAGGGCTACGGCGCCCGGGTGCACCTGTGGGGCATCGAGGCACCCGAGGGCCGCAACCAGGCCGAGCCGCTGCTCTGGGAGGTCGACAGCCAGCGCACCCTCGACCTCGACTTCTTCAAGCCGTACGTCTCCCGCCGCACCGCCGCGGCCTACGACGCCAGTACCGCCGCCCGGCCCGGGCGGGAGGACGTCCGCTTCGTCGGCGCGCAGATCGCCGCGAAGTGGCTGTCCTCGCGCGGCCGCGACGCACTGGTCGAACTGCTGCCCGGCCACCCCTACCTGCCCGGATCGGTCGACCAGGACCTGCTGGTCGAGGCGGAGGGCATGCTCCAGTACTCCCTGCGCGGCCAGGCCGATCTGCGGCGGGCGCTGCGGGACGGCTTCTGGGAGCACCTCCAGACGCTGTACTAG
- a CDS encoding MarC family protein yields the protein MFDIAVFGSLFLTLFVIMDPPGITPIFLALTAGRPVKVQRRMAFQAVCVAGGVITVFGVLGHQILDYLHVSVPALMIAGGLLLLLIALDLLTGKTDEPKQTKDVNVALVPLGMPLLAGPGAIVSVILAVQKADSVSLQLSVWSAILAIHVVLWLVMRYSLLIIRVIKDGGVVLVTRLAGMMLSAIAVQQIINGVTQVIQGS from the coding sequence ATGTTCGACATCGCCGTCTTCGGCTCTCTGTTCCTCACCCTTTTTGTCATCATGGATCCCCCTGGGATCACGCCGATCTTCCTCGCCCTGACCGCGGGGCGGCCCGTCAAGGTGCAGCGGCGGATGGCCTTTCAGGCCGTCTGCGTCGCCGGCGGTGTGATCACCGTCTTCGGTGTGCTCGGGCACCAGATCCTCGACTACCTGCACGTGTCCGTGCCGGCGCTGATGATCGCCGGCGGGCTGCTGCTCCTGCTGATCGCCCTGGACCTGCTCACCGGCAAGACCGACGAGCCCAAGCAGACCAAGGACGTCAACGTCGCCCTCGTCCCGCTGGGCATGCCGCTGCTGGCCGGCCCCGGCGCGATCGTCTCCGTCATCCTCGCCGTGCAGAAGGCCGACAGCGTGAGCCTCCAGCTGTCGGTGTGGTCGGCGATCCTCGCCATCCATGTCGTGCTGTGGCTGGTCATGCGGTACTCGCTGCTGATCATCCGGGTCATCAAGGACGGCGGGGTGGTGCTCGTGACCCGGCTCGCGGGCATGATGCTGTCCGCGATCGCCGTGCAGCAGATCATCAACGGCGTCACCCAGGTGATCCAGGGCAGCTGA
- a CDS encoding SDR family oxidoreductase, with amino-acid sequence MATHRGTQQSPTIDPKPLAGKKAVVTGGTIGMGRAIVQALTGRGAEVMYTGRSDERLAEAQAALGTPLAHPVRSDATDATAIATLGDQVADRLGRIDYLFVNQGLAEFQTLEEVTEESWDRIFDVNAKGAFFTVQRLAPLVSEGGSIVFTTVSNDQIFPGLSAYSGAKEAVAAFAKVLAAELLPRKIRVNAIAPGFILTPTMGVAGLTEEQRAEFIDQGNASTPMGRGGTVEEIAAAALYLAVEATFTTGLELPVDGGFGQGIGT; translated from the coding sequence ATGGCAACGCATCGCGGCACACAGCAATCTCCCACCATTGATCCGAAGCCCTTAGCGGGTAAGAAGGCCGTGGTTACCGGCGGGACCATCGGCATGGGCCGGGCCATCGTCCAGGCCTTGACCGGCCGCGGCGCCGAAGTGATGTACACCGGACGCAGCGACGAGCGACTCGCCGAGGCCCAGGCGGCGCTCGGCACCCCGCTGGCCCACCCGGTGCGCTCCGACGCCACTGACGCCACCGCCATCGCCACCCTCGGCGATCAGGTCGCCGACCGCCTCGGCCGCATCGACTACCTGTTCGTCAACCAGGGCCTCGCCGAGTTCCAGACGCTCGAAGAGGTCACCGAGGAATCGTGGGACCGGATCTTCGACGTCAACGCAAAAGGCGCCTTCTTCACCGTGCAGCGGCTGGCACCGCTGGTGTCCGAGGGCGGCTCGATCGTGTTCACCACCGTCTCCAACGACCAGATCTTCCCGGGTCTCAGCGCGTACTCCGGGGCGAAGGAGGCCGTCGCCGCCTTCGCCAAGGTGCTCGCCGCCGAGCTGCTCCCCCGCAAGATCCGCGTCAACGCGATCGCCCCCGGGTTCATCCTCACCCCCACTATGGGCGTCGCCGGACTGACCGAAGAGCAGCGCGCCGAGTTCATCGACCAGGGCAACGCCTCCACACCGATGGGCCGCGGAGGCACCGTGGAGGAAATCGCCGCCGCCGCGCTGTACCTGGCCGTCGAGGCCACCTTCACCACCGGCCTGGAACTGCCCGTCGACGGCGGGTTCGGCCAGGGCATCGGCACATGA